A single genomic interval of Terriglobus albidus harbors:
- a CDS encoding radical SAM protein has translation MARATKLAEKTITYAAKGAWAIFDKLNSISPNASFTPKWSDKPLLKSYQKEKPPLGWPRTTDSLCPKCVPEIRQQILDGKLPHEILLNEKVGEIKAQIIERDGKILMVKDCPKHGHFEDVMSIDPAMMKHLEDVFPGRDIRAHNDAKLHNHGTSTVTHGRGSVLTIDLTNRCNMMCDPCFMDANQVGFVHELTWDEIKTMLDNAITIKPRRQMSVQFSGGEPTLSPYFLDAVAYARKVGYNSVQAATNGIEFAKSKEFAKAAAEAGLRYAYLQFDGIGNAANSHRKVGNAFDVKLQAIHNLHEAGVDIVPVTTIVNGINNEQVGRIIQFALDNPKKINFLSFQPVSFTGRDEEVSDERRHAQRYTLSHLAHDIRNQTGLGESTRDWFPISFMSTFSDWADLVHGPDHEWGQLSCGCHPNCGIGMALMIDKETKEAVPVTQFLDAVQLAKDVAKVNDAARGKFLSIVGVSLALLRNYDPTKSPTHFRILDLLQKFDKCFGATGRNYGKVTGDRTMADIEKRRADRWNFLFIAGMWFQDLFNYDFRRTEQCIIPYATQEGEISFCAYNTGIGWRNIIEKMHMTSTLTKWYEEHGRHEIFAGGKKVGLERQDKYDLVLNQAHVDSAANDTFEKSGIAKNAREEKIRARDAKLKQDAVNAQMAKLYRKEILKEQEQPGFISLGEIKPAAPAKVQDEETVAGD, from the coding sequence ATGGCAAGAGCCACGAAACTGGCAGAAAAGACAATCACTTACGCGGCCAAAGGCGCGTGGGCAATCTTTGACAAGCTGAACAGCATCAGCCCTAACGCATCGTTCACACCGAAGTGGAGCGACAAGCCGCTGCTGAAGAGCTACCAGAAGGAGAAGCCCCCCCTTGGCTGGCCTCGTACGACCGATTCTCTCTGCCCGAAGTGCGTTCCTGAGATCCGCCAGCAGATCCTCGACGGCAAGCTGCCCCACGAGATCCTGCTGAACGAGAAGGTCGGCGAGATCAAGGCTCAGATCATCGAGCGCGACGGCAAGATCCTGATGGTGAAGGATTGTCCGAAGCACGGCCACTTTGAGGACGTCATGTCCATCGACCCGGCCATGATGAAGCACCTTGAGGACGTCTTCCCGGGCCGCGACATCCGCGCCCACAATGACGCCAAGCTGCACAACCACGGCACCTCGACCGTGACGCACGGCCGCGGTTCGGTTCTGACCATCGACCTGACCAACCGCTGCAACATGATGTGCGACCCCTGCTTCATGGACGCCAACCAGGTGGGCTTCGTTCACGAACTGACGTGGGACGAGATTAAGACCATGCTGGACAACGCCATTACCATTAAGCCGCGCCGCCAGATGTCGGTGCAGTTCTCCGGTGGTGAGCCGACGCTGTCGCCCTACTTCCTGGACGCTGTCGCCTATGCCCGTAAGGTCGGCTACAACTCGGTGCAGGCTGCGACCAACGGCATCGAGTTCGCCAAGTCCAAGGAGTTCGCCAAGGCTGCCGCCGAGGCTGGTCTGCGTTATGCCTACCTGCAGTTCGACGGTATCGGCAACGCCGCCAACTCGCACCGCAAGGTCGGCAATGCGTTCGACGTAAAGCTCCAGGCCATCCATAACCTGCACGAGGCCGGCGTGGACATCGTTCCCGTAACGACCATCGTCAACGGTATCAACAACGAGCAGGTTGGCCGCATCATCCAGTTCGCCCTGGATAACCCGAAGAAGATCAACTTCCTGTCGTTCCAGCCGGTTTCGTTCACCGGCCGTGACGAAGAGGTCTCCGACGAGCGCCGTCACGCACAGCGCTACACCCTGAGCCACCTCGCGCACGACATCCGCAACCAGACCGGTCTGGGTGAGAGCACCCGTGACTGGTTCCCGATCAGCTTCATGTCGACCTTCTCGGACTGGGCCGACCTGGTGCACGGACCGGATCACGAGTGGGGCCAGCTCTCCTGCGGCTGCCACCCGAACTGCGGTATCGGTATGGCGCTGATGATCGACAAGGAGACCAAGGAGGCTGTTCCGGTCACCCAGTTCCTGGATGCCGTACAGCTTGCCAAGGACGTTGCGAAGGTGAACGACGCCGCCCGCGGCAAGTTCCTCTCGATCGTGGGTGTTTCGCTTGCGCTGCTGCGCAACTACGATCCCACCAAGTCGCCCACGCACTTCCGCATCCTTGACCTGCTGCAGAAGTTCGACAAGTGCTTCGGCGCCACCGGCCGCAACTACGGCAAGGTGACCGGCGATCGCACCATGGCCGACATCGAGAAGCGCCGCGCCGACCGCTGGAACTTCCTGTTCATCGCCGGCATGTGGTTCCAGGACCTGTTCAACTACGACTTCCGCCGCACCGAGCAGTGCATCATCCCGTACGCCACCCAGGAAGGCGAGATCTCCTTCTGCGCGTACAACACTGGTATCGGCTGGCGCAACATCATCGAGAAGATGCACATGACCTCCACCCTCACCAAGTGGTATGAGGAGCATGGCCGTCACGAGATCTTCGCCGGTGGTAAGAAGGTCGGCCTGGAGCGTCAGGACAAGTACGATCTGGTTCTGAACCAGGCTCACGTCGACTCCGCCGCGAACGACACCTTCGAGAAGTCCGGTATCGCCAAGAACGCCCGCGAAGAGAAGATCCGCGCCCGCGACGCCAAGCTGAAGCAGGATGCAGTCAACGCGCAGATGGCCAAGCTCTACCGCAAGGAGATTCTCAAGGAGCAGGAGCAGCCCGGCTTCATCTCCCTGGGTGAGATCAAGCCCGCCGCTCCGGCAAAGGTGCAGGACGAAGAGACCGTCGCCGGGGACTAG
- a CDS encoding VOC family protein, translated as MENPAHSLTAILPCNDLDASEAFYARLGFSDPDRGYDDYRILSDGKGGRLHLTRAVEGWLIPNQSPFGLYFYTPEVDAYAARFAGEILGKSGGPEEKPWGTYEFALSDPDGHLVRIGWPLRLR; from the coding sequence ATGGAAAATCCCGCTCACTCCCTTACTGCAATCCTGCCCTGCAATGACCTGGACGCCTCCGAGGCCTTCTATGCGCGCCTTGGGTTCAGCGATCCTGATCGTGGCTATGACGATTACCGCATTCTTTCGGACGGCAAGGGCGGACGCCTGCATCTGACCCGGGCGGTGGAGGGGTGGTTGATTCCTAACCAGAGTCCTTTTGGACTTTACTTCTATACGCCGGAGGTGGACGCCTATGCGGCCCGTTTTGCCGGAGAGATTCTGGGCAAGAGCGGCGGCCCCGAGGAGAAGCCCTGGGGGACGTATGAGTTCGCGCTGTCGGACCCGGACGGGCATCTGGTGCGTATTGGCTGGCCGCTGCGGCTGCGTTGA
- a CDS encoding DsbA family protein yields the protein MNHLRLLSSFVLLAGALGCHAQKLSPADARRVEVLIRNKFNVPAYYDVTIGERRKSEMPGFDTVTVTFTNLEAEQNAAATKNFDFLLSQDGKTFAQLNRYDIPQDPGAGISDGNRPSRGGPASAPVHIVIYDDLQCPFCARMHAQLFPAILERYGDKVHIVYKDFPLGQHPWAVHAAVDANCLAEQSAPGYWSLVDNVHAHYADVPPLKPSADKDAKPADAVKPATDLLDKWTRDEAVKEKVNLEKLNACIAKQDDSAVTASIKEGDSLGVDATPQLFINGERLAGALPLKYVYKMIDGALLAAGVTPPPAPADPPAAQKPAGN from the coding sequence ATGAACCATCTCCGTCTCCTCTCCAGCTTCGTTCTGCTCGCCGGCGCTCTTGGCTGTCACGCGCAGAAGCTCTCGCCCGCCGACGCCCGCCGCGTCGAAGTGCTGATCCGCAATAAGTTCAACGTCCCCGCCTACTACGACGTCACCATCGGGGAACGCAGGAAGTCGGAGATGCCGGGTTTCGATACCGTGACGGTCACCTTCACCAATCTCGAGGCGGAACAGAATGCTGCCGCCACCAAAAACTTCGACTTCCTGCTCTCGCAGGACGGCAAGACATTTGCTCAGCTCAACCGCTATGACATCCCGCAGGACCCTGGCGCCGGAATCAGCGACGGCAACCGACCCTCGCGCGGCGGCCCAGCATCGGCCCCGGTCCACATCGTGATCTACGACGACCTGCAGTGCCCCTTCTGCGCCCGCATGCATGCGCAGCTGTTCCCCGCCATCCTGGAGCGCTACGGCGACAAGGTGCACATCGTCTATAAGGACTTCCCTCTGGGCCAACATCCCTGGGCCGTACACGCTGCCGTCGACGCCAACTGCCTGGCCGAGCAGTCCGCGCCCGGCTACTGGTCATTGGTTGATAACGTCCACGCGCACTACGCCGACGTTCCGCCGCTCAAGCCCTCTGCCGACAAGGACGCCAAACCTGCGGATGCGGTAAAGCCGGCAACCGACCTTCTCGACAAGTGGACCCGTGACGAGGCCGTGAAGGAGAAGGTCAACCTTGAGAAGCTGAATGCCTGCATCGCGAAACAGGACGACTCTGCCGTGACCGCCTCTATTAAGGAGGGAGACTCCCTCGGAGTCGACGCTACACCGCAACTATTCATCAACGGAGAACGTCTTGCCGGCGCGCTTCCTCTCAAATATGTCTATAAAATGATCGATGGCGCGCTACTGGCTGCGGGAGTCACTCCCCCTCCGGCGCCTGCCGATCCGCCCGCCGCGCAGAAGCCGGCCGGCAACTAA
- a CDS encoding SurA N-terminal domain-containing protein gives MPRLTTQHTLAGMLLLTFVAVGCNRQPAADVVATVNGKPIAKAELEKYYKGQLGDSQQTPSQEQADSMRLNVLRGLIDEEIFQQRAAKMNLTATNEEVDAKVAEMKAPVSEEQFNQHLKDSGLTLDDLKRDVRRSLTSEKLLNKEINSRITVSDGDVSSYYNLHKAEFNLVETNYHLAQIIVTSQPAQQPQQVSNLQASKAANDTEAKKKIQALKNRLDSGEDFGTLAMNFSESPQTAPNGGDMGFFTESQLRSDVDLFSAISKLTPGKVTDIIPVPEGPGSKRVIGYAIFKLVSREPAGQRNLNDPAVQQAIRQQLKDGRSQLLKNAYFEMLRDEAKVRNYFAEQVFKNESK, from the coding sequence GTGCCACGTCTTACCACGCAACATACGCTCGCCGGAATGCTTCTGCTCACGTTCGTCGCTGTTGGCTGCAATCGTCAGCCGGCGGCCGATGTCGTCGCCACCGTCAACGGCAAACCGATCGCGAAGGCTGAGCTGGAGAAGTATTACAAGGGCCAGCTCGGCGACTCGCAGCAGACGCCCTCGCAGGAACAGGCCGACTCCATGCGCCTGAACGTTCTCCGCGGCCTGATCGACGAGGAGATCTTTCAGCAGCGCGCGGCCAAGATGAACCTGACCGCCACCAATGAAGAGGTGGATGCGAAAGTTGCCGAGATGAAGGCGCCGGTCAGCGAAGAGCAATTCAATCAGCACCTCAAGGATTCCGGCCTGACACTGGATGACCTGAAGCGCGATGTCCGCCGCTCCCTCACCTCCGAGAAGCTGCTGAATAAAGAGATCAACTCGCGCATTACCGTCTCCGACGGCGATGTCTCCAGCTACTACAACCTGCACAAGGCCGAGTTCAACCTGGTGGAGACCAACTATCACCTGGCGCAGATCATCGTGACTTCGCAGCCCGCCCAGCAGCCGCAGCAGGTCTCGAACCTGCAGGCCAGCAAGGCCGCTAACGATACTGAGGCCAAGAAGAAGATCCAGGCCCTGAAGAACCGCCTCGACTCCGGCGAGGACTTCGGTACATTGGCGATGAACTTTTCCGAAAGCCCACAGACAGCACCGAATGGCGGCGACATGGGCTTCTTCACCGAGTCGCAGCTCCGTTCTGACGTTGACCTCTTCAGCGCCATCTCGAAGTTGACGCCCGGCAAGGTAACCGACATCATCCCGGTCCCCGAAGGTCCTGGATCGAAGCGCGTGATCGGCTACGCCATCTTCAAGCTGGTCTCCCGCGAACCCGCCGGCCAGCGCAACCTGAACGATCCTGCCGTCCAGCAGGCCATCCGGCAGCAGTTGAAAGACGGCCGCTCCCAGCTCCTGAAGAATGCGTACTTCGAGATGCTGCGCGACGAAGCCAAGGTAAGAAACTACTTCGCCGAACAGGTCTTCAAGAACGAATCGAAGTAA
- a CDS encoding histidine triad nucleotide-binding protein: MASDCLFCKIVAGEIPAKKVYEDGNLLAFHDIDPKAPTHVLLLPRRHINSLAAICSEDAGTMAELICAAPAIAAQLGLTNGFRTVINTGPDGGQTVGHLHLHILGGRAMRWPPG; this comes from the coding sequence ATGGCTTCCGATTGTCTTTTCTGCAAAATCGTCGCCGGCGAGATTCCCGCCAAGAAGGTCTACGAAGACGGGAACCTTCTCGCCTTCCACGACATCGACCCCAAGGCGCCCACGCACGTCCTTCTGCTCCCGCGCCGCCATATCAACTCACTCGCAGCCATTTGCAGTGAAGATGCGGGAACCATGGCGGAGTTGATCTGCGCCGCACCTGCCATCGCCGCACAGCTCGGCCTTACAAATGGCTTCCGTACCGTCATCAACACCGGCCCCGATGGCGGCCAGACCGTCGGCCATCTGCACCTGCACATCCTCGGCGGCCGCGCCATGCGCTGGCCCCCAGGCTAA
- a CDS encoding VWA domain-containing protein: protein MQTLRAISVALLLCSARLLRGQEPADPPGIELPMLGNPSRETVVFFTVTDDKDKVVANLQPQDFVFTDQGKRPERLIRFTRHTNFPLYLGLVVEASSLSPQARGVEEKAAAAFFGDTLKRLDGAFVAGLNLPLSEDDGFTRNMDSLLNHIHNIPTGNSGLFDVLYENCRERMLNRPRLYRHAIVLVSDGNDHGSKNPMSDAIQMCQRAETTVYSIRARVDASGEAGDEVLRTISTETGGRPFFPTRPREIAHAFTEIKEELESQYSLEYVPANLEGDGRFRTIHLEAINHRYHVRTRKGYFSQVFQRDQPYVIR from the coding sequence ATGCAGACTCTTCGGGCCATCTCGGTCGCTTTGCTATTGTGTAGTGCCCGTTTGTTGCGTGGCCAGGAGCCTGCGGATCCGCCTGGGATCGAGCTGCCTATGCTCGGAAATCCCTCTCGCGAGACGGTCGTATTTTTTACCGTTACCGATGACAAAGACAAAGTTGTCGCGAACCTGCAGCCGCAAGATTTCGTATTTACGGATCAGGGCAAACGTCCGGAACGGCTCATCCGCTTTACGCGCCACACTAATTTCCCTCTTTACCTCGGCCTCGTGGTGGAAGCATCAAGTCTTTCACCACAGGCTCGAGGAGTAGAAGAGAAGGCTGCCGCCGCTTTTTTCGGAGATACTCTCAAACGGCTGGATGGAGCGTTCGTCGCCGGTTTAAATCTCCCCCTATCCGAAGACGACGGCTTTACCCGCAACATGGATTCGCTTCTGAACCACATCCACAATATTCCTACAGGTAATTCTGGTTTGTTTGATGTTCTCTATGAGAACTGCCGAGAGCGCATGCTCAATCGGCCTCGCCTGTATCGCCATGCCATCGTCCTCGTTTCAGACGGCAACGACCATGGAAGCAAGAACCCGATGAGCGACGCCATCCAGATGTGCCAGCGTGCTGAAACGACGGTGTATAGCATCCGTGCGCGCGTCGACGCGAGCGGCGAGGCAGGAGACGAAGTACTGCGCACGATCTCGACGGAGACTGGCGGAAGGCCCTTCTTTCCCACCAGACCTCGAGAGATTGCCCATGCATTCACTGAAATTAAAGAAGAGCTGGAGAGCCAGTACTCGCTCGAGTATGTCCCGGCCAATCTTGAAGGAGACGGCCGGTTTCGTACGATCCATCTGGAAGCGATCAATCACCGATATCACGTACGAACACGCAAAGGATACTTCTCCCAGGTCTTTCAGAGAGATCAACCGTATGTTATCCGCTGA
- a CDS encoding ThuA domain-containing protein, with the protein MLHAQTVTPQTDRGLKTPQPAKPLSGDRPQAIADGRQLETPNSGDVVAVLDALPDHAIVPPKKPRRILVYAYADGWVHSSIPLAARMVEEMGKKTGAWTTTITYNPVDITSENLAYFDCIFLDQTTGAFLDDKKDPAVTEARRKALLDFVRSGKGIVGVHAASDSYHGHAEGEAGAPAKLIGTWPEWNKAIGGFFKFHWLYPQMVTVKIDDPKSPLTAMFHGKEFAIHDEIYTYAQDSFSRKNVHVLTSIDYTKMSDADKAKEPAATKRTDGDYALSWIRREGKGRVFYEALGHNEHVYAMPAYLQHMLAGIQYALGDLEADDRPSVAK; encoded by the coding sequence ATGTTGCACGCACAGACGGTTACGCCGCAAACAGACCGCGGGCTCAAAACTCCGCAGCCGGCAAAGCCTCTTTCAGGTGACCGGCCGCAGGCGATCGCTGATGGACGGCAGCTTGAGACACCGAACTCCGGTGACGTGGTGGCGGTGCTGGATGCGCTGCCGGACCATGCCATCGTGCCGCCGAAGAAACCACGGCGCATTCTTGTCTATGCCTATGCCGACGGCTGGGTGCACTCTTCCATTCCGCTGGCGGCACGCATGGTGGAGGAGATGGGCAAGAAGACCGGTGCATGGACCACGACCATCACCTACAACCCGGTCGACATCACGTCTGAGAACCTGGCGTACTTCGACTGCATCTTCCTGGACCAGACAACCGGCGCATTCCTTGATGACAAGAAAGACCCTGCAGTGACAGAGGCCCGCCGCAAGGCGTTGCTGGATTTTGTGCGTAGCGGGAAGGGAATTGTCGGCGTGCATGCCGCGTCGGACTCGTATCACGGCCATGCAGAGGGAGAGGCCGGTGCTCCGGCGAAACTGATCGGGACATGGCCGGAGTGGAATAAGGCGATTGGCGGATTCTTCAAGTTCCACTGGCTGTATCCACAGATGGTGACGGTGAAGATTGACGATCCGAAAAGTCCGCTGACGGCGATGTTCCACGGCAAAGAGTTCGCTATCCACGACGAGATCTATACCTATGCACAGGACTCGTTTTCGCGGAAGAACGTGCACGTGCTGACCAGCATCGACTACACCAAAATGAGCGATGCGGATAAGGCGAAGGAGCCGGCGGCAACGAAGCGTACGGATGGGGATTATGCGTTGAGCTGGATTCGGCGCGAGGGGAAAGGCCGCGTGTTCTATGAGGCACTGGGCCACAATGAGCATGTGTACGCCATGCCGGCCTATCTGCAACATATGCTGGCGGGAATCCAGTATGCGCTGGGAGACCTGGAGGCGGATGACCGCCCAAGCGTAGCGAAGTAA
- a CDS encoding MIP/aquaporin family protein: MPRFQVTALPPDASIAEAWRTHWREYLMEATQTGVLLFCIGLFAALLYSGAAFQLPQAMRPFAMGAGVSVATILLIRSRFGRRTGAHLNPAVTLAYSYLRRVHRWDAAFYVVCQFLGAVSGMWLARSVLGDRLAYPPVCYAVTTPGSEGEVIAFLAEWSLSALLMSIVLFTANHKTLVRYAPFAVGLLTIFYYGFCASLSGFSVNPARSFASAVFAWIWHGLWIYLVAPVGGALSAAALYARWMGRDHVYCAKVFHDTRSTCPFRCSFLELHGEDSESGG, from the coding sequence TTGCCACGCTTTCAGGTTACGGCGCTGCCGCCTGACGCATCGATCGCGGAGGCATGGAGAACTCACTGGCGGGAATACTTGATGGAGGCAACGCAGACCGGAGTACTGCTGTTCTGCATTGGACTGTTTGCAGCGCTGCTCTATAGCGGAGCTGCATTCCAATTGCCACAGGCCATGCGACCGTTTGCGATGGGTGCGGGCGTTTCCGTGGCGACCATCTTGCTGATCCGTTCCCGGTTCGGCCGGCGAACAGGTGCGCATCTCAATCCGGCGGTGACCCTGGCGTATTCCTATCTGCGCCGTGTGCACCGCTGGGACGCCGCTTTCTATGTGGTATGCCAGTTTCTCGGTGCGGTATCAGGGATGTGGCTGGCACGTAGCGTGCTGGGTGATCGGCTTGCGTACCCACCCGTCTGTTATGCAGTGACAACGCCGGGAAGCGAAGGCGAGGTCATTGCCTTTCTTGCGGAGTGGAGCTTGTCGGCACTGTTGATGAGCATCGTTCTCTTCACGGCGAATCATAAGACCTTGGTTCGGTACGCTCCATTCGCGGTGGGTTTGCTGACGATCTTCTACTACGGCTTCTGCGCGTCACTCTCGGGGTTCAGCGTGAACCCGGCACGGTCGTTTGCATCGGCAGTTTTCGCGTGGATCTGGCATGGATTGTGGATTTATCTCGTAGCCCCGGTGGGTGGTGCGTTAAGCGCGGCGGCGTTGTATGCCAGATGGATGGGAAGGGACCACGTCTACTGCGCCAAGGTCTTTCATGACACCCGGTCGACGTGTCCGTTCCGCTGCAGCTTTTTGGAACTGCATGGTGAAGATAGCGAGAGCGGAGGATGA